The proteins below are encoded in one region of Sminthopsis crassicaudata isolate SCR6 chromosome 1, ASM4859323v1, whole genome shotgun sequence:
- the PLK2 gene encoding serine/threonine-protein kinase PLK2 isoform X1, whose product MEILRTITYQPAGTTKMCEQALGKACAGESRKKKQQLPEEPLPPPSQQQQPAAQAQQQQQQQPQSQLPAHHHHHHSHSGTEVSRIITDPTTGKRYCRGKVLGKGGFAKCYEMTDLANNKVYAAKIIPHSRVAKPHQREKIDKEIELHRILHHRHVVQFYHYFEDKENIYILLEYCSRRSMAHILKARKVLTEPEVRYYLRQIVSGLKYLHEQEILHRDLKLGNFFINEAMELKVGDFGLAARLEPLEHRRRTICGTPNYLSPEVLNKQGHGCESDIWALGCVMYTMLLGRPPFETTNLKETYRCIREARYTMPSSLLAPAKHLIASMLSKNPEDRPGLDDIIRHDFFLQGFTPDRLSSSCCHTVPDFHLSSPAKNFFKKAAAALFGGKKEKARYFDTHNRLAKEDEEIYKLRHDLKKTSITQQPIKHRVDEEIQPPSTTVANSGTPAVDSKQQIGDSIRMIVRGTLGSCSSSSECLEDSTMGSVADTVARVLRGCLENMPEADFIPKEQLVTSFQWVTKWVDYSNKYGFGYQLSDHTVGVLFNNGAHMSLLPDKKTVHYYAELGQCSVFPATDAPQQFISQVTVLKYFSHYMEENLMDGGDLPSVTDIRRPRLYLLQWLKSDKALMMLFNDGTFQVNFYHDHTKIIICSQNEEYLLTYINEDRISTTFRLTTLLITGCSLELKNRMEYALNMLLQRCN is encoded by the exons ATGGAAATACTGAGGACGATCACCTATCAGCCAGCCGGCACAACCAAGATGTGCGAGCAGGCGCTGGGCAAAGCCTGTGCTGGGGAGTCCAGGAAGAAAAAGCAGCAGCTGCCGGAGGAGCCGCTGCCGCCGCCGTCGCAACAGCAGCAGCCGGCGGCTCAagcgcagcagcagcagcagcagcagccccagtCCCAGCTGCCTGcgcaccatcatcaccatcattcgCACTCCGGGACCGAGGTCTCCAGGATTATAACCGACCCCACCACGGGGAAGCGCTACTGCCGGGGCAAGGTGCTGGGCAAG GGCGGCTTTGCAAAGTGTTATGAAATGACAGATTTGGCAAATAACAAAGTCTATGCTGCAAAAATCATTCCTCACAGCCGTGTAGCTAAGCCTCATCAAAGGGAAAAG attGACAAAGAAATAGAGTTGCACAGGATTCTTCATCACAGGCATGTGGTACAGTTTTACCACTACTTTGaagacaaagaaaacatttatattctCCTGGAGTACTGCAGTAGAAGG tcTATGGCTCATATCTTGAAAGCAAGAAAGGTATTGACAGAGCCAGAAGTCCGATACTACCTCAGGCAGATTGTGTCAGGTCTCAAATACCTTCATGAACAAGAAATCTTACACAGAGATCTTAAATTAG GTAATTTCTTTATTAATGAAGCCATGGAACTAAAAGTGGGGGACTTTGGCTTGGCAGCAAGGTTGGAACCACTGGAACACAGAAGGAG AACAATCTGTGGCACTCCAAATTATCTCTCTCCTGAAGTTCTCAATAAACAAGGGCATGGCTGTGAATCAGATATTTGGGCCTTAGGCTGTGTAAT GTATACAATGTTACTAGGAAGACCTCCATTTGAAACAACAAATCTCAAAGAAACTTATAGGTGTATAAGGGAAGCCAGGTATACAATGCCATCTTCATTGCTGGCCCCTGCAAAGCACTTAATAGCCAGCATGTTGTCCAAAAATCCTGAAGATCGCCCTGGTTTAGATGACATCATACGTCATGACTTCTTCTTGCAG GGCTTTACCCCAGATAGACTTTCTTCTAGCTGCTGTCATACGGTTCCAGATTTCCACTTATCAAGTCCCGCCAAGAATTTCTTCAAGAAAGCGGCTGCAGCTCTTTTTggtggcaaaaaagaaaaagcaagatatTTTGATACACATA ATAGACTAGctaaagaagatgaagaaatttacAAGCTCAGACATGATCTGAAGAAAACATCGATAACTCAACAACCCATCAAACATAGAGTGGATGAG GAGATCCAGCCACCCAGCACTACTGTTGCCAACTCTGGAACACCTGCAGTAGATTCCAAGCAGCAAATTGGTGATTCGATTCGAATGATTGTCAGAGGGACTCTTGGCAGCTGCAGCAGTAGCAGTGAAT GTCTTGAAGACAGTACCATGGGCAGTGTTGCAGACACAGTGGCAAGAGTACTTCGAGGGTGTCTAGAAAACATGCCAGAGGCTGACTTTATCCCAAAAGAGCAATTGGTCACCTCATTCCAGTGGGTGACCAAATGGGTGGATTATTCAAATAAATATGGCTTTGGTTATCAGCTGTCAGACCACACTGTTGGTGTGCTCTTCAACAATGGTGCCCATATGAGCCTCCTTCCTGACAAAAA GACAGTCCACTACTATGCAGAGCTTGGTCAATGTTCTGTTTTCCCAGCTACCGATGCCCCTCAACAATTCATCAGCCAAGTGACTGTGCTAAAATACTTCTCTCACTACATGGAAGAGAATCTCATGGAT GGTGGAGACCTACCTAGTGTTACAGACATCAGGAGACCAAGACTCTACTTGCTGCAATGGTTAAAATCAGACAAGGCCTTAATGATGCTCTTCAATGATGGCACGTTTCAG GTGAACTTCTACCATGATCATACAAAAATCATTATCTGTAGCCAGAATGAGGAATATCTGCTGACCTATATCAATGAAGATAGGATATCCACTACCTTCAGGCTGACAACCTTGCTGATAACTGGGTGTTCGTTAGAATTAAAAAACCGAATGGAATATGCACTGAACATGTTGCTGCAAAGATGTAACTAA
- the PLK2 gene encoding serine/threonine-protein kinase PLK2 isoform X2, producing MTDLANNKVYAAKIIPHSRVAKPHQREKIDKEIELHRILHHRHVVQFYHYFEDKENIYILLEYCSRRSMAHILKARKVLTEPEVRYYLRQIVSGLKYLHEQEILHRDLKLGNFFINEAMELKVGDFGLAARLEPLEHRRRTICGTPNYLSPEVLNKQGHGCESDIWALGCVMYTMLLGRPPFETTNLKETYRCIREARYTMPSSLLAPAKHLIASMLSKNPEDRPGLDDIIRHDFFLQGFTPDRLSSSCCHTVPDFHLSSPAKNFFKKAAAALFGGKKEKARYFDTHNRLAKEDEEIYKLRHDLKKTSITQQPIKHRVDEEIQPPSTTVANSGTPAVDSKQQIGDSIRMIVRGTLGSCSSSSECLEDSTMGSVADTVARVLRGCLENMPEADFIPKEQLVTSFQWVTKWVDYSNKYGFGYQLSDHTVGVLFNNGAHMSLLPDKKTVHYYAELGQCSVFPATDAPQQFISQVTVLKYFSHYMEENLMDGGDLPSVTDIRRPRLYLLQWLKSDKALMMLFNDGTFQVNFYHDHTKIIICSQNEEYLLTYINEDRISTTFRLTTLLITGCSLELKNRMEYALNMLLQRCN from the exons ATGACAGATTTGGCAAATAACAAAGTCTATGCTGCAAAAATCATTCCTCACAGCCGTGTAGCTAAGCCTCATCAAAGGGAAAAG attGACAAAGAAATAGAGTTGCACAGGATTCTTCATCACAGGCATGTGGTACAGTTTTACCACTACTTTGaagacaaagaaaacatttatattctCCTGGAGTACTGCAGTAGAAGG tcTATGGCTCATATCTTGAAAGCAAGAAAGGTATTGACAGAGCCAGAAGTCCGATACTACCTCAGGCAGATTGTGTCAGGTCTCAAATACCTTCATGAACAAGAAATCTTACACAGAGATCTTAAATTAG GTAATTTCTTTATTAATGAAGCCATGGAACTAAAAGTGGGGGACTTTGGCTTGGCAGCAAGGTTGGAACCACTGGAACACAGAAGGAG AACAATCTGTGGCACTCCAAATTATCTCTCTCCTGAAGTTCTCAATAAACAAGGGCATGGCTGTGAATCAGATATTTGGGCCTTAGGCTGTGTAAT GTATACAATGTTACTAGGAAGACCTCCATTTGAAACAACAAATCTCAAAGAAACTTATAGGTGTATAAGGGAAGCCAGGTATACAATGCCATCTTCATTGCTGGCCCCTGCAAAGCACTTAATAGCCAGCATGTTGTCCAAAAATCCTGAAGATCGCCCTGGTTTAGATGACATCATACGTCATGACTTCTTCTTGCAG GGCTTTACCCCAGATAGACTTTCTTCTAGCTGCTGTCATACGGTTCCAGATTTCCACTTATCAAGTCCCGCCAAGAATTTCTTCAAGAAAGCGGCTGCAGCTCTTTTTggtggcaaaaaagaaaaagcaagatatTTTGATACACATA ATAGACTAGctaaagaagatgaagaaatttacAAGCTCAGACATGATCTGAAGAAAACATCGATAACTCAACAACCCATCAAACATAGAGTGGATGAG GAGATCCAGCCACCCAGCACTACTGTTGCCAACTCTGGAACACCTGCAGTAGATTCCAAGCAGCAAATTGGTGATTCGATTCGAATGATTGTCAGAGGGACTCTTGGCAGCTGCAGCAGTAGCAGTGAAT GTCTTGAAGACAGTACCATGGGCAGTGTTGCAGACACAGTGGCAAGAGTACTTCGAGGGTGTCTAGAAAACATGCCAGAGGCTGACTTTATCCCAAAAGAGCAATTGGTCACCTCATTCCAGTGGGTGACCAAATGGGTGGATTATTCAAATAAATATGGCTTTGGTTATCAGCTGTCAGACCACACTGTTGGTGTGCTCTTCAACAATGGTGCCCATATGAGCCTCCTTCCTGACAAAAA GACAGTCCACTACTATGCAGAGCTTGGTCAATGTTCTGTTTTCCCAGCTACCGATGCCCCTCAACAATTCATCAGCCAAGTGACTGTGCTAAAATACTTCTCTCACTACATGGAAGAGAATCTCATGGAT GGTGGAGACCTACCTAGTGTTACAGACATCAGGAGACCAAGACTCTACTTGCTGCAATGGTTAAAATCAGACAAGGCCTTAATGATGCTCTTCAATGATGGCACGTTTCAG GTGAACTTCTACCATGATCATACAAAAATCATTATCTGTAGCCAGAATGAGGAATATCTGCTGACCTATATCAATGAAGATAGGATATCCACTACCTTCAGGCTGACAACCTTGCTGATAACTGGGTGTTCGTTAGAATTAAAAAACCGAATGGAATATGCACTGAACATGTTGCTGCAAAGATGTAACTAA